Sequence from the Vicia villosa cultivar HV-30 ecotype Madison, WI unplaced genomic scaffold, Vvil1.0 ctg.000429F_1_1, whole genome shotgun sequence genome:
aacttgatcagatgtcaaaatctgtcaaaatGTTAAACAGTGGTTCTGATATGTTGGAAGAGATTCTACAGATTGGAAAGagttcaggagatatgtctggtataggatttgttggtgctaTGAAACATCCTCAAGCTAGCAGTAATACTAAACCAGAATCCAAGATGTTGAACCCGATGTcacaacatgtgactcaacatcatgaCAAAagtagaatgaagaagaaatttcaaagatggagatgtcattactgtggtaGATTTGGACATATTAAGCCCTTCTGTTTCAGATTATATGGTTACCCAGACCAAGCTCCATACTACAGAcccaagcagatcatgcccatcaagaagcaacaatggacacctaaaaatatggccttaatagctcatacatctcttagagtatcagccaaagaagattggtattttgacagtggatgctccagacacatgactggaatcaagaaTCTATTAGTAGATATCAAAAACCATTCTACtagctatgtaacctttggtgatggagctaaaggagaaatcaaaggggtTGGAAAACTAGACTGCTCAGGAGTTCCAAATCTGGAAGGTGTCTTGTTGGTCAAAGGCTTGACTGCTAATCTCATAAGTATTAGTCAActttgtgaccaaggataccaagttaaCTTCACTAAAACTGAGTGTGTGGTCACTGATAAAGGAAAGAATGTAGTAATGAGGGGAGtaagatccaaagataactgttaCTTGTGGGTCTCTCATGAATCTAACTACTCAACTgtatgttctaaagaagaagaagcaaagttgtggcatcaaaaacttggtcatcttcatctaagaggtatgaaaaagattatttctatggaagctgtgagaggaattcccaagttacaaattgatgaaggaagaatttgtggtgaatgtcaggtaggaaaacaaaccaggatgtcacatccaaaggttagaCATCTGACTACTTCCAGGGTTCTGGAACTGCTTCACATGGACCTGATGGGACCTATGCAAatggaaagtcttggaggaaagaaatatgcttatgtggttgtggacgattactccagatacacttggataaacttcattagagaaaattcagatgtgtttgatgttttcaaagacctgtgtcaaagaattcaaagggaaaaggaaaatgatgttgtaagaatcagaagtgatcatggaaaggaatttgagaatcaaaaattTGCTGATTTTTGCTCCTCTGAAGGTATACACCATGAGTTTTCATctcctattactccacagcaaaatggggttgttgaaaggaAGAACAGAACcattcaagaatcagccagagctatgattcatgctaagaaacTCCCTATTtatttctgggctgaagccatgaatactgcctGTTATGttcataatagagttaccttaaggaaaggaacctctaccactctgtatgagatctggaagggaagaaaacccactgtcaaatacttccatgtgtttggtagtaagtgttacattcttgctgatagagatcacagaaggaagatggattccaagagtgatgaagggatTTTTCTTGGATACTCTACAAACAGCAGAGCCTATAGAGTTTTCAACTCAAGAACGAGGATAATCATGGAATCCATaaatgtggtggttgatgatgaaCACAAACAAGCAGATGTCACATATGATGTTGGAACATTCTGGGAACACGCAGCTGAAGAATCTAAGAAAGAAGATGATTGCAGCCTCACTATTGCAAAAGCTGAAGCTGAACCCTCTAACAAAGGACCATCTATAAGAGTTCAAAAAGATCATCCtagtgaacttattataggagatcccAACAGTGGAGTtgttacaaggtcaagagaacaGGTCTCAAACTCCTGTTTTGTATCAAAAATTGAACCCAAGAATGTTAAGGAAGCTTTGACAGATGAGTTTTGGATtaatgctatgcaagaagaattaggccagtttgaaaggaatgaagtatgggagctggttccaagaccaaaatatacaaatgtcattggaactaaatgggtttacaagaaaaagtcagatgaactgggaactataatcagaaacaaagcaaggctagttgctcaaggatacactcaagttgaaggaattgactttgatgaaacttttgctccggttgctagacttgagtcaattagattTTTGTTAGGAGTTGCTTgcattctgaaattcaaactataccagatggatgtgaagagtgctttcttaaatggttacttgagtgaggaagtctatgtggaacaacctaaaggctttgctgatccaaaccatcctgatcatgtgtacaaactaagaaaagctctttatgggctgaaacaagcccctagagcttggtatgagagactaactgagtttcttactagtaatggttacaggaaaggagggatagataaaactctctttgttaaagatgaaggaggaaagatcctgattgctcaaatctatgtggatgatattgtgtttggtgggatgtcagacacgATGATTAAACATTTTGTTGACCAgatgcaatcagaatttgaaatgagtctaatCGGAGAATTAACTTACTTTCTTGGACTGCAagttaaacagatggaagactcaattttTCTCTCACAGAGCAAGTATGCCAAAAACATTGTCAAAAAATTTGGGATGGAGAATGCTAGTCACAAAAGAACACCTGCACCTACTCATTTAAaattgtccaaagatgaaaagggcaCAAATGTTGATCAAAGCTTGTATAGAAGCATGATAGTAAGCCTGCTGTATCTCACAGCTAGTAGGCCTGATATTGCTTTTGCTGTTGGGGTGTGTGCCagatatcaagcagaacccaagatcaatcacataaatcaagtcaagaggattctgaaatatgtgaatggtacttgtgagtatggcatgctctactctcatgggtgtgaaccaattctcactggatattgtgatgcagactgggctggaagtgctgatgacagaaaaagtacttcaggaggatgtttcttcttgggaaATAACCTCATCTCATGGTTCagtaagaaacaaaattgtgtatcCCTATctactgcagaggcagaatacattgcagcaggaagtagctGTTCTCAGCTCGTTTGGTTGAAACAAATGCTAACAGAAtataatgtcacacaagatgtcatgacattatattgtgacaacctaagtgccattaacatctcaaagaatcctatccagcatagcaggaccaagcacattgatattaggcATCACTTTATAagagatcttgttgaagataaagtaattgccttggaacatgttgctactaatctccaactggctgatattttcacaaaagctttggatgctaatcaatttgaaaatttgagaagtaagctaggcatttgtctttgtgaggAATTATAGCAATTAACCGGGTGTGGGGCCAACAGTATCCTTCTCTCCAAATATTTGTTATCATTACatattaaagtgtattttccccctCTTTTACACTTTCTCCAAATGGTTCCCATTCCCACAAAACCTATTTTCGGCATTCACGCTACCTCTCTGATTCGCTGCATTCACAAACCTCTCTCCATCATTCCATTCACTCTCAACATGTCTCAGACCTCTCCATCAAGGAACACTACTCCTCGCTCTGAAACTGCATCCGACTCTAGGGAACCAAATATGGTAGGTGATCAGGATGTTGTACTGgatgttgtgccattgaactcGGTCCCAGCCATTGATCCTGTTGGTAGTataccaagaaagatgcatgcaagaaaatcaactggtGGGTCTATTCCAGAAACGTTCTCTGCTAGGGATAAAGAAGGGTCTGCTTATGTCCACAATGCAATCGCAGGCCTTGTcacaagaatcttgaatgaaggtcACAAGGTAGAAGGAATATCTGTCCCCTTAGCCCAAGCTCCTGCTCCTGAGAACAGCAAAGATAATCAGGTTGATGCTAGCAAGGATCATgttgatgttgagacatctgaaaCCAACAATGTTGAAGGCTCTTATGCTAAAGATGTTGAAGCATCTGAAGATAAAGATGCGGAGATTCTTGAAACAGAGAAAGCTGAAGAGGTCACTGTTACTTCTCCTAAAGAGAAGGCTACTCGCCCTACTGACAATACAAATGATGTGGTGGATCTGGATAATCTTGATGATCCTATTGACATTGCTGATAATGACCTCATCTCCAGGGTCAAGGCTCGAAGGGGAAAGCAGGTTGATGATCAACATCCTCCCAAGACAAAGGTTGCTCCTCTAAAGAATGCCACCAAAGAAAAGATCAAGAAGGTCTCTGCTGAGTCTTCAAGAACTGGGAGCAAGGTTGctgtgaagaagagaaaagaaagaagtgttTCTGACTCCGAAGACAATGTCctaagtgatgtccctgacatcccttcaaagaagaagattgctgtcaCAAAGTCCTCCACAAAGGTCCGTGATGTTCCCCTGGACAACATTTATCTGCACTATGCTTCAAATGCTATCCAGTGGAAGTTTGTTTATCAAAGAAGGATGGCTCTGGAAAGAGAACttgcaaatgatgctctggaatgtCAAGAGGTCATGAAGCTCATCAAATCTGCAGGTTTGCTTAAAACTGTTACTCATTTTTCCAAATGCTATGAAATGCTCGTGAAGGAATTTATAGTGAATTTGTCTCAAGATTGTGCTGATGGAAGAACTGAGGATTTTCATAAggtgtatgttagaagaaaatgtATAGCTTTTTCCCCTACTGTTATCAACCTCTATCTAGGTAGAGATGCtgaggctcaacctgagcttgaagtaactgaCAATGAAGTATGCAAAGTTATCACTGGTGGTAAGGTTAAGAAATGGCCCATAAAGAGTAAATTGTCTGCTAGTCCTTTGAATGTCAGGTATGCCTTGCTGCACAAAATTGGTGCTGCAAACTGGGTGCCTGCCAATCACACttctaccattgctgttggccTAGGTAGATTCATATATGCTGTGGGAACCAAGACAAAATTTGACTATGGGACCTACATATTTGATCAAACTATGAGGCATGTTGGTACCTCTGCTACCAAGCTACCCATTGCTTTTCCATCCCTGATATGTGGGATAATCCTCAAGCAACACCCTGGAATTCTGAAAGCTAAAGATTCTGTATGTAAGAGGGGGAGTGCTTTGTCATTTCACTATAAGCTGCTCCAAAGGTCAGATGACAtaacatctgctgggacatcacaACCCAGCAAGTCTGTGAACAAAACCTTTCTCATTGCTGAGCTGAAAGAGACTTGTAAGGAGTTGGACAAcaggaagatgaagcttgaaaaGCTCATTcaaagtcttgagcagtctaCAGATGATGATCATGCTGGTGGAAGCGATGGTGGAAATATGGATGAAGACAAGGGTGCTGATAGTGGTGATGAGGAAGAGGCCGAGGATGGTGAGGGTACTGAAGATACTGGGAGTAGTGATGCTGATGAAGAGATTAGTGGCTCTAGTGATGAAGAGACTGATGGTTCTGACAATTAGCTCTACTTCTGGTGTTTCTTTCATGCTGATCTTCTGTTTgtgtttggctccttttgtggctaaaaagggggagtgatGGATATTTTGGTGGATATTTTGGTTGATGGATATTGGTTGTTGGTTATTTTTGTTGGATATTGGTTGTTGGatattttggtttttttgttgttttctgatATTTTGGATGTTTTCTGGTTCTTCTTGACAATGATAAGTGGTATTCTGTAACAGATGATTAAATAGATGTTTTCTGGGTTTCTGGTGATTAATCAAGCTGGCTGTTGTTTGcctacagaatttatttttctgtattgtttgcctacagaatttatttttctgtattcTTGGTGTTGTTGACTGCTGTGTATGCTCTGATATTATATGGTTACATCTATtcgtgttttagccaaaaatttgccaaagggggagtttgtagatgttgttgattggctgtaatttttggtaaaactcattgtgattttatcatgtcaaaactggtgtcatgacatgcattctactgttgtgaagttttacttatgcaggcctttacctgatgtcaaggccgatgtcatgacattcgtagCTGTTACGTCTTATTCTGTTACTaattatggttatgtgatctgttaagatcctatgcgctttacttggaaatattggattttgatctgttcAAGGACGTCTTTAATTGCTCTTATTTTAGGTTCCTTGATTTGtggaaattagttttattaggtttaaaactaattcggatccaaggcccagctgctgcgttttTTGAAGGCTATATATATTATGAAGAAGCTGCAGACCGTATTAGGGTTTTTGTATTGAGAAGCTTTAAGAGTTCTTCGTGTTTAAGTTTTTGCGttctagctttcttgtaagccaaacaatcatcatgatgattgtcttggtctaggtgtttattgtttgagttgtaagaagtacttgaagcttttaagcaagagtaccattgtacttgattgaagcttttaagcaagatcaagctgtgtctttgaagtgtgtcttctatccaTATTCATTGAGCgttattcatcactgctgtgattgagggggagtgagtggaatcTCTGATCTAAGTAATATTaggttgaagttgcattgggtagatattaagtgaaaggagtaatcttGAACTGTATTACCttaaattgatattacttatagtggacttcctccctggcttggtagcccccagatgtaggtgtgtttgcaccgaactgggttaacaactttcttgtgttgttatatgtttgtttacttcttgttcatttgtttaaaaatattcagatagtaatgtcgtgacatcctgttcgacatcgcgtgtctgagtccagaattacAGATCCGatctttttttctataaaaaagtttacaaaacctttaaaattatttaaatatcgtcctcttagtattttttattgcaaaatcattaataatttgctcatactcaaggttcttcaaaaaattattttcaattgaaatcaacgcaagactatttaatctatcttgtgacatagtagatgtcaaataagattttaataattttaattcagaaaaacttctttcaacagatgcaacactgataggaatagtcaatattattctataagttatgcgtgcattaggaaaacaattaaaagtatttaaagaactcaatatcatatagcttgattttgattcaattgttaaaacttttctaataactttaaattcttcaaacaaaattccaccatcaagatcaagagaatcgtcatgttttaaacaagtttcacgatgtttacaacatgctttcaagtccctaccagataatgatctaagcctttcaatactaaacaagaattcaaaaatactttcatatgtgctatactgctaaaatcttctatcaagtgaatcaattgtttgatctacaatatataagaaatagttaTTTCGGAAAGACTCTTCAGCATACTCAAGATTCAGTTGCGTGAGTTGAGACAaattttcatcatagtgttgtttttaggggattttcatcataatattaattgattttattttagaggaattaattgattttattctactttatattttatttatgggaaattacattcttttattaattttgacattgtattgcccctataattttgttattcagtatttttcaaatataaaattctagcaagtatttttatattaggggtaaaaaaaaattttgatgcccctaaaattatggggccatGGACTCCCGCCCcacgagcccgtgctcagggccacccctgatTCATACTTATATGCACACATCAAATTAAATTcttctaatataatatattattatatgcccccacattaaaatatatttcaagcAAATTAAAAAGGaacatatcaatatcaatatattatataatcccaaaaattttgtttataacaaaatatttcTTAACTCCACAATCTTAACTCAAATAATTATATAgtataaataataatagaatttagTTACTTGATACTAATATGAATCAATTGCAATAAATAGCATCATCTAACTTATATGAATATacaatttaaggatataataaaacaaaactctttaatattaaaaagacaTGTTTTCTTGCTTTTAGTACATGTCTTAGCCAATAATATATCATTAACagatttatataaatttaatatcaatttagcaaaattaaatgataaactttaaaatatgaatcaaaatagaaatatataattattattattcataactcctAAATTAtagcaaaatatataattattattattcataactcataaattatattatatcaaatttatgaggTGTTTTTGagagtgcatctccgaaaacacccccatttgatgttttcggaaatgcacttccgaagtctgggaaaatttaaaaaaaaaatacttcggagatgcatttccgaaatagggACCCCATAGAGAGGTGGACAAAGAAATTTCCTTAAATCAATATTTTATGACAAGCACGTGCAGGCGAAAATATAAGTTATaagttttctatttaaaatagaaaGACTGTTTTCAAATAGAATTTTTATTCTCAGGTTGGTTTGGAAAACAATAATGTTTACTTTTGGATTTCATGATACCATACCATGATgtaagaaaataattttgataagaTATCAGCATGTGTTAGAGTATCATATCATTTGGACATGCGTCTAAAGAATTTTGCTCAATTATTTCCGATGTATGTTCTCATCTTTATCCTATTCTCAAAGAATTTGCTCAATTATTTCCGATTAATGTTTTCATCTATATCCTCTTTTCAAGAGATGTTCAAATAAGTTATCATATGTTTTTAAGTTTTTCGGGACAACTTCATTACCCTATAATAATGGTTGGGTAACCTTACCCGAACGTGTTGTATTATTTATGTTAGCAATTTGCCATGCCATTTAGAAAGTCAGCACTTATGTCAATTCTAGTACTGGAGGagtaaaaaaaatcttaaattgtaaagccaataaaaaaaatcttaaattgtAAAGCCTTAATAATCAGGTCCTTATATGACCTTTCtttttgagaatttcttcacccacctcctaaccttcttgctcacccctagtgaatttacaacactaccccttgtttcggatgttcatttccgaaaaggtacttttttttgaaaaaaggtgttttcggaaatgaacttccgaaaacgtgttttttttaatataaaatattgatttcggagatgcatctccgaaataaagttacattttcagaaaatgtggtgtttcggaagttcatctccgaactcacccccttggaggaattcggaaatgcacttccgaaaaaaggtctggacagaagaaaaataacaaacaagaacgattcgctttatttaatcggatgaagacgatggaggagacgctgcaacaggttagaaagtcctgatcctctagaaatccataccacattgtaacttaccaacataataaacaacaacaaaaaacttatgagcaaactatacttacatcatagtggtgtagatccttatcagccactcgcaactgaaaatgattagcacgaacttgaattttccttcccaattttccttctgagacgacggagccgactctagagtagccttctgtttaacttcggcagtcaggctctcgatggagatcagagccgaactcaaggaagcaaccggcgctgcgacagatggaacaaaccgcgctgaaacagatggacgaacaaccggagctgcaacaacagacgga
This genomic interval carries:
- the LOC131628193 gene encoding uncharacterized protein LOC131628193, whose amino-acid sequence is MSQTSPSRNTTPRSETASDSREPNMVGDQDVVLDVVPLNSVPAIDPVGSIPRKMHARKSTGGSIPETFSARDKEGSAYVHNAIAGLVTRILNEGHKVEGISVPLAQAPAPENSKDNQVDASKDHVDVETSETNNVEGSYAKDVEASEDKDAEILETEKAEEVTVTSPKEKATRPTDNTNDVVDLDNLDDPIDIADNDLISRVKARRGKQVDDQHPPKTKVAPLKNATKEKIKKVSAESSRTGSKVAVKKRKERSVSDSEDNVLSDVPDIPSKKKIAVTKSSTKVRDVPLDNIYLHYASNAIQWKFVYQRRMALERELANDALECQEVMKLIKSAGLLKTVTHFSKCYEMLVKEFIVNLSQDCADGRTEDFHKVYVRRKCIAFSPTVINLYLGRDAEAQPELEVTDNEVCKVITGGKVKKWPIKSKLSASPLNVRYALLHKIGAANWVPANHTSTIAVGLGRFIYAVGTKTKFDYGTYIFDQTMRHVGTSATKLPIAFPSLICGIILKQHPGILKAKDSVCKRGSALSFHYKLLQRSDDITSAGTSQPSKSVNKTFLIAELKETCKELDNRKMKLEKLIQSLEQSTDDDHAGGSDGGNMDEDKGADSGDEEEAEDGEGTEDTGSSDADEEISGSSDEETDGSDN